In the genome of Monodelphis domestica isolate mMonDom1 chromosome 2, mMonDom1.pri, whole genome shotgun sequence, one region contains:
- the C1QL1 gene encoding C1q-related factor isoform X1, which produces MLLVLVVLIPVLVSSGGPDGHYEMLGTCRMVCDPYPARAPGSTTAARPDGEPLSEHSGAPPPSTLVQGPQGKPGRAGKPGPPGPPGDPGPPGPVGPPGDKGEPGKPGPPGLPGPGGNGAISTATYTTVPRVAFYAGLKNPHEGYEILKFDDVVTNLGNNYDAASGKFTCNIPGTYFFTYHVLMRGGDGTSMWADLCKNGQVRASAIAQDADQNYDYASNSVILHLDAGDEVYIKLDGGKAHGGNSNKYSTFSGFIIYSD; this is translated from the exons ATGCTGCTGGTCCTGGTCGTGCTGATCCCCGTGCTCGTCAGCTCTGGCGGCCCCGACGGCCACTATGAGATGCTGGGCACCTGCCGAATGGTGTGTGACCCCTACCCGGCCCGGGCCCCAGGCTCCACCACGGCCGCCCGCCCCGACGGTGAACCACTGAGTGAGCACAGTGGTGCCCCTCCGCCTTCCACTCTGGTGCAGGGACCCCAGGGGAAGCCTGGCAGAGCTGGGAAACCTGGACCTCCAGGACCCCCAGGAGACCCCGGTCCCCCAGGCCCCGTGGGCCCCCCTGGGGACAAGGGTGAGCCGGGGAAACCAGGTCCCCCAGGGCTCCCAGGCCCTGGGGGCAATGGTGCCATCAGCACAGCCACCTACACTACGGTGCCACGGGTCGCTTTCTACGCGGGCCTGAAGAATCCCCACGAGGGCTATGAGATCCTCAAGTTCGACGACGTAGTCACCAACCTGGGGAACAACTACGATGCGGCCAGCGGCAAGTTCACGTGCAACATCCCTGGCACCTACTTCTTCACCTACCACGTCCTGATGCGAGGAGGGGATGGCACCAGCATGTGGGCAGATCTCTGCAAGAACGGGCAG GTCCGGGCTAGTGCTATCGCCCAGGACGCTGACCAGAACTATGACTACGCCAGCAACAGCGTGATTCTGCACCTGGATGCTGGGGACGAGGTCTACATCAAGCTAGACGGCGGCAAGGCGCACGGCGGCAACAGTAACAAATACAGCACCTTCTCCGGCTTCATCATCTACTCCGACTGA
- the C1QL1 gene encoding C1q-related factor isoform X2: MLLVLVVLIPVLVSSGGPDGHYEMLGTCRMVCDPYPARAPGSTTAARPDGEPLSEHSGAPPPSTLVQGPQGKPGRAGKPGPPGPPGDPGPPGPVGPPGDKGEPGKPGPPGLPGPGGNGAISTATYTTVPRVAFYAGLKNPHEGYEILKFDDVVTNLGNNYDAASGKFTCNIPGTYFFTYHVLMRGGDGTSMWADLCKNGQPVLPQTACLN; this comes from the exons ATGCTGCTGGTCCTGGTCGTGCTGATCCCCGTGCTCGTCAGCTCTGGCGGCCCCGACGGCCACTATGAGATGCTGGGCACCTGCCGAATGGTGTGTGACCCCTACCCGGCCCGGGCCCCAGGCTCCACCACGGCCGCCCGCCCCGACGGTGAACCACTGAGTGAGCACAGTGGTGCCCCTCCGCCTTCCACTCTGGTGCAGGGACCCCAGGGGAAGCCTGGCAGAGCTGGGAAACCTGGACCTCCAGGACCCCCAGGAGACCCCGGTCCCCCAGGCCCCGTGGGCCCCCCTGGGGACAAGGGTGAGCCGGGGAAACCAGGTCCCCCAGGGCTCCCAGGCCCTGGGGGCAATGGTGCCATCAGCACAGCCACCTACACTACGGTGCCACGGGTCGCTTTCTACGCGGGCCTGAAGAATCCCCACGAGGGCTATGAGATCCTCAAGTTCGACGACGTAGTCACCAACCTGGGGAACAACTACGATGCGGCCAGCGGCAAGTTCACGTGCAACATCCCTGGCACCTACTTCTTCACCTACCACGTCCTGATGCGAGGAGGGGATGGCACCAGCATGTGGGCAGATCTCTGCAAGAACGGGCAG CCCGTCCTTCCTCAGACTGCCTGCCTGAATTAA